One segment of Ziziphus jujuba cultivar Dongzao chromosome 12, ASM3175591v1 DNA contains the following:
- the LOC107428146 gene encoding tricalbin-3: MILQSASSASFHSSIALPQFRCPCGDSNSVTSPRRTQNFVSVSCSNRRKRLQIASFSHRNFRWKWGFQVRAISSDGTKPLNIELVKSASRGAKSFVAKQFTKELEGEELAEESSSPIQLGSNFTNFQEDPIVDKLRTQLGVIHPIPSPPLNRNIVGLFVFFFFVGVAFDKLWTSRKKKNKLGVDENRREAWPQVPTSFSLFLEKDLQRKESVEWVNMVLGKLWKVYRGGLENWIIGLLQPVIDNLKKPDYVERVEIKQFSLGDEPLSVRNVERRTSRRANDLQYQIGLRYTGGARMLLMLSLKFGIIPIAVPVGVRDFDIDGELWVKLRLIPTEPFVGAVSWAFVALPKIKFVLSPFRLFNLMAIPVLSMFLTKLLTQDLPRLFVRPKKIVLDFQKGKAVGPVPNDLKPGDMQEGNKDFVGELSVTIVDARKLSYFFYGKTDPYVVLSLGDQVIRSKKNSQTTVIGPPGEPIWNQDFHMLVANPRKQKLSVQVKDSLGFTDLTIGTGEVDLGSLQDTVPTDKIVVLQRGWGLFRKSSYGEILLRLTYKAYVEDEEDDKAEAESTDIDALDSDDDLPDSYVKEETEYSKEADKESFMDVLAALIVSEEFRGIVASETGTTKIFDNVSRVESRISRSLGLNDESAPQDSNNSSERSQGSALFWLAVITSISVLIAINIGGSSLFNP, from the exons ATGATTTTGCAATCGGCTTCTTCTGCGAGCTTCCACTCCTCGATTGCTCTTCCTCAATTTCGATGCCCATGTGGAGATTCCAACTCTGTAACCAGCCCAAGAAGAACCCAGAATTTCGTTTCGGTTTCTTGCTCCAACAGAAGGAAAAGGCTTCAAATTGCCAGTTTCTCGCATAGGAATTTCAGGTGGAAATGGGGATTTCAGGTGCGCGCGATTTCTTCGGACGGTACAAAGCCATTGAATATAGAGCTTGTGAAATCGGCAAGTCGGGGTGCGAAGAGTTTCGTGGCGAAGCAGTTCACTAAGGAATTGGAAGGTGAAGAATTGGCCGAAGAGTCGTCATCTCCGATTCAATTGGGTTCGAATTTTACGAACTTTCAAGAAGACCCCATTGTTGATAAGCTTAGAACCCAGTTGGGGGTCATACACCCAATCCCATCTCCTCCATTGAATCGAAACATTGTCGGACtgttcgtcttcttcttctttgtcgGGGTTGCGTTTGATAAGCTTTGGACTTccaggaagaagaagaacaaattgGGGGTTGATGAAAACCGTCGTGAAGCTTGGCCACAAGTGCCCACGAgcttttcattgtttttggaGAAGGATTTGCAGAGGAAAGAGTCGGTGGAATGGGTGAATATGGTGTTGGGGAAGTTGTGGAAAGTGTATAGAGGTGGGCTTGAGAATTGGATAATTGGGTTGCTTCAGCCCGTTATTGATAATTTGAAGAAGCCTGATTATGTTGAGAGGGTCGAAATTAAGCAATTCTCTTTGGGGGATGAGCCGTTGTCCGTTAGAAATGTTGAGAGACGGACTTCTCGTCGTGCAAATGACTTGCa gtatcaaataGGTCTCCGTTATACTGGAGGTGcccgtatgcttttaatgctgtcactaaagtttggcattataccaattgctGTGCCAGTTGGagttcgagattttgacattgatggggaactttgggtcaaattgagattgataccaacagagccttttgtaggagctgtttCATGGGCTTTTGTTGCACTTCCAAAGATCAAATTTGTGTTGTCACCATTCCGCTTGTTCAATTTAATGG CAATTCCTGTTCTTTCAAT GTTTTTGACAAAACTTCTCACCCAAGATTTGCCTCGATTGTTTGTACGCCCAAAGAAGATTGTTTTAGATTTTCAAAAGGGAAAGGCAGTTGGCCCTGTtccaaatgatttaaaaccagGGGATATGCAAGAAGGGAACAAGGATTTTGTTGGAGAGTTATCAGTAACCATTGTGGATGCTCGAAAGCTGTCTTATTTCTTCTATG GCAAAACCGATCCATATGTTGTTTTAAGCCTAGGGGACCAAGTCATACGCAGCAAAAAGAACAGCCAAACCACTGTCATTGGACCTCCTGGTGAACCAATTTGGAATCAG GATTTTCATATGCTTGTTGCAAACCCTAGAAAACAAAAGTTATCCGTACAAGTGAAGGATTCTCTTGGATTTACAGATTTAACAATTGGTACAGGAGAG GTTGATCTGGGATCTCTCCAAGACACTGTGCCAACAGACAAGATTGTAGTATTGCAAAGAGGCTGGGGACTTTTTAGAAAGAGTTCTTATGGAGAAATACTACTTCGGCTGACATATAAAGCATATGTTGAGGATGAAGAGGATGACAAAGCTGAGGCAGAATCCACTGACATTGATGCTTTGGATTCTGATGATGATTTACCTGATTCTTATGTGAAAGAAGAAACAGAGTATTCTAAAGAAGCAGATAAAGAGTCATTCATGGATGTCCTAGCTGCTTTAATTGTGAGTGAAGAATTTAGAGGAATAGTAGCGTCAGAAACCGGAACTACCAAAATATTTGATAATGTTTCAAGGGTAGAATCAAGAATATCAAGATCGCTTGGTCTTAATGATGAATCTGCGCCCCAAGATTCAAACAATAGTTCAGAACGTTCCCAAG GATCAGCCTTATTTTGGCTTGCTGTGATTACAAGCATATCAGTACTAATTGCGATAAACATAGGTGGTTCAAGTCTTTTCAATCCTTGA